One genomic segment of Syngnathus typhle isolate RoL2023-S1 ecotype Sweden linkage group LG8, RoL_Styp_1.0, whole genome shotgun sequence includes these proteins:
- the bcl2l11 gene encoding bcl-2-like protein 11 isoform X1, giving the protein MHSRSHGTAVTTEASAGRPRPQPSESRKEQHGSGVCLQDIDHLGGAPAAGALRSPSRFRSNISPLLSPERRGVFETRTIFHFPYRRSSSGYFSIEGESLPSSPLSTRVSAFTQTPSPSAQALEHALARVAEEAHYPRATLQGSSVWRPSAGLGPAAGDMQAVEVGQELRRIGDDYNDYIMRGAARRGAAALQNQLPVLHIHQEPALLLCMGLLVLVIVWYFG; this is encoded by the exons ATGCACAG CAGATCCCATGGAACCGCAGTGACCACAGAAGCGAGCGCAGGACGTCCGCGGCCGCAGCCGAGCGAGAGCCGCAAAGAGCAACACGGCTCCGGCGTCTGCTTGCAAGACATCGACCATTTAGGAGGAGCACCCGCAGCGGGCGCGCTGCGCTCGCCGTCCCGCTTCCGGAGCAACATCTCCCCCCTCCTCTCCCCGGAGCGCCGCGGCGTGTTTGAGACCAGAACCATCTTTCACTTTCCGTACCGGCGATCGTCCAGCGGATACTTCTCCATCGAGGGAGAATCTCTGCCGAGCTCGCCGCTCTCGACGCGCGTCTCCGCCTTCACTCAGACGCCCAGCCCCTCGGCTCAGGCGCTGGAGCACGCCCTGGCGCGCGTCGCTGAGGAGGCGCATTACCCGAGGGCGACGCTGCAGG GAAGTTCTGTCTGGCGTCCGAGCGCCGGGCTCGGACCGGCTGCTGGGGACATGCAGGCCGTGGAGGTCGGACAGGAGCTTCGACGCATCGGAGATGACTACAACGACTACATAATGAGG GGAGCGGCACGTAGAGGGGCAGCAGCCCTTCAGAACCAGTTGCCGGTTCTGCACATTCACCAGGAACCCGCCCTCCTCCTCTGCATGGGCCTCCTGGTTCTCGTGATCGTATGGTACTTTGGCTGA
- the bcl2l11 gene encoding bcl-2-like protein 11 isoform X2, whose amino-acid sequence MHRSHGTAVTTEASAGRPRPQPSESRKEQHGSGVCLQDIDHLGGAPAAGALRSPSRFRSNISPLLSPERRGVFETRTIFHFPYRRSSSGYFSIEGESLPSSPLSTRVSAFTQTPSPSAQALEHALARVAEEAHYPRATLQGSSVWRPSAGLGPAAGDMQAVEVGQELRRIGDDYNDYIMRGAARRGAAALQNQLPVLHIHQEPALLLCMGLLVLVIVWYFG is encoded by the exons ATGCACAG ATCCCATGGAACCGCAGTGACCACAGAAGCGAGCGCAGGACGTCCGCGGCCGCAGCCGAGCGAGAGCCGCAAAGAGCAACACGGCTCCGGCGTCTGCTTGCAAGACATCGACCATTTAGGAGGAGCACCCGCAGCGGGCGCGCTGCGCTCGCCGTCCCGCTTCCGGAGCAACATCTCCCCCCTCCTCTCCCCGGAGCGCCGCGGCGTGTTTGAGACCAGAACCATCTTTCACTTTCCGTACCGGCGATCGTCCAGCGGATACTTCTCCATCGAGGGAGAATCTCTGCCGAGCTCGCCGCTCTCGACGCGCGTCTCCGCCTTCACTCAGACGCCCAGCCCCTCGGCTCAGGCGCTGGAGCACGCCCTGGCGCGCGTCGCTGAGGAGGCGCATTACCCGAGGGCGACGCTGCAGG GAAGTTCTGTCTGGCGTCCGAGCGCCGGGCTCGGACCGGCTGCTGGGGACATGCAGGCCGTGGAGGTCGGACAGGAGCTTCGACGCATCGGAGATGACTACAACGACTACATAATGAGG GGAGCGGCACGTAGAGGGGCAGCAGCCCTTCAGAACCAGTTGCCGGTTCTGCACATTCACCAGGAACCCGCCCTCCTCCTCTGCATGGGCCTCCTGGTTCTCGTGATCGTATGGTACTTTGGCTGA